The genomic interval CGAGGACGAGTTCGCGCGGATGAAAGGGGCGGGCGCCGGCGTGTTTCCGGGAGGCGCGGCGTTCAAGCTCTACGATACTTACGGCTTCCCCGTCGACCTGACCGCCGACCTGTGCCGGGAGCGGGGGGTGACCCTCGACGCGGCCGGCTTCGAGGCGGAGATGGAGAAGCAGCGGGCCCAGTCGAGGGTCTCGTGGAAGGGCGGCGAGATCGGCGCCCACGATCCCGTGGCGTCCGAGCTCGCGCGGTCCGGCGCCGGATCGGTCTTCGTCGGCTACGAGCGGCAGGAGGCGGACGCGCGCATCGAGGCGCTCTTCCTGGCCGGCGTGCGGGTCGCCTCCGCGGACCGGGGGGAAGAGGTGGACGTCGTCACGGACCAGACGCCGTTCTACGGCGAGTCCGGCGGCCAGGTGGGCGACACGGGGACGATCTCCGGCGACGGGTTCTCCCTCCAGGTCACGGACACCCGCCGCCCCTCCCCGGAGATCGTCATTCACCGCGCGAAGGTCGTCGAAGGCGCGGTGCGGGAAGGCCGGATCGCGCATCTGTCGGTGGACGGCGGGAAAAGAAGGGTCACGCAGGGGAACCACACGGCGACGCACCTGCTGCAGGCGGCGCTGCGCAAGGTCCTGGGGACGCACGTCAAGCAGGCGGGGTCCTACGTGGGACCCGACAAGCTCCGGTTCGACTTCAGCCACTTCGAGGGGCTCTCCCCGGAGGCGCTGGCCTCCGTAGAGGAAGCGGTCAACGAGGCGGTCTTCGCGGCGCGCCCCGTCCGGTGGGAGCAGCTTCCGTACGAGGAAGCGGTCGCCGCGGGAGCGATGGCGTTTTTCGGCGAGAAATACGCCGACGTCGTCCGCATGGTGACGGTCGAGGGAGTGAGCAAGGAGCTGTGCGGCGGGACCCACGTCCGGAACACAGCGGAGATCGGCCTGTTCCGCCTGCTGTCGGAAGGGGCGCTTGCCGCGGGGGTCCGCCGGATCGAGGCGGTGACCGGGCTGCCCGCCTGGCGGCAGCTGCGGCAGGAGGCAGAGACGCTCCACGGCGTCGCGCGCGAGCTGAAGGTCGGGGGCGCCGAGGTCCCGGAGCGCGTCCGCAAGCTCGCCGCGCAGATCAAGACGCTGGAAAAGGCGCTCCAGGAGGCGCGCCGGCGCTCGGCGCGCGACCTCGTGGGAGAGATCCTGGCCAAGGCGGAAGAGCGCGGGGGCGTCCGGAGGGTCGCGGCCGAAGTGGAGCCGATGGATCCCGCGGCGCTGCGGGAGCTGGCCGACAGCGTCAAGGGGAAGCTCGGGAGCGGGCTGCTGCTGCTGGGCGCCAGGGAAGGGGAACGGTGCCACCTCGTCGCGGGCGTCACTTCCGACCTGACGTCGAAATACTCCGCGTCCGAGATCGTGAAGAAGGCGGCCGCGGCGGTGGGCGGCGGCGGGGGAGGGCGCAAGGACATGGCCCAGGCGGGCGGCCCGGCCGTCGAGAAGCTGCCCGACGCGCTGGCCACCCTTTCGGGGTGGTGAGGGGCTATCCCTCGGACTGCTCGCGGTTGAGCGTATTCAGGTAGAGCTGCACGACCTTGTTGAGCGGGTCCCGGTAAAGCGCCTCTTCCCAGGCGGCCCGCGCTTTCGCGCGGTTGCCTGCCGTGTACAGGAGGATCCCCTTCTGCACCAGCGCCGCGGGGTTGCCCGGCGCCTCTGACAGGAAGGCGTCCACCTCGGCCATCGCCTGTTCCGCCCGGCCCGCCTCCCGGAGCGCCGTCACGAGCCGCACCCGCAGATCGGGATACCGCGGCGCCGCCGCGAGCGCCTTCCGGAACTCGAAGATGGCCTCGTCGAACTGCCCCAGGGCGAGGTACAGCTCCCCGAGCTCCTTGTGCAGGTTCGCGACGCGCCCGCGGACCATGTTCCTCTCCGGCGGGACGCCGTGCCGCGAAAGGACGATCGACGCCCGGTCGTACGCTCTCCGCGCGTCCTCGTAAAGGCCCATGTCGTTCAGGGTGATCGACAGCGAGAGCAGCGCCTCCGTGTACTCGGGATGGAGGGAGATCGCCTTCTCGAACCGGTCCGCGGCCTGGCGGTAGTTGCCCTTCTGGTGATCGATCAGGCCGAGCGTGTAGTGGATGTCGGGATATTCCGCGCCTCCCTCGAGAGCCTCCCGAAAGTGCCTCTCCGCCCTCGCGTAATCCATCTTCATGAAGGCGTCCTTCCCCAGCCGGATCAGCCCTGCCAGCTTGCGGCTCACCGTTTTCCGCCCCCGTGCTGCGGGTATTTTTCCTCGAGGGTCCTGAGGACCCGGGACGCCTCCTCCTTCTTCCCCTGCTTTTCCATCGCTTCGGCGAGCAGGGAATACAGCCCGGGCGCGGCGGCCGTGTCGGGATATTCGGCGACCGCCCGTTGCGCCCGCAGCTCGGCGCTGAGGTACAGCTTCCGCTTGAGGTAGTGCACGACCACCAGCTTCTCGTGGAGGGCCAGCCGGCCGCGAAGCTCCCGGATCCGGGCGGCGGCCGTCGCGGACCGCTCCGTGCCCGGTTCCTTCTCGAGGAACTTCCGGTAGCTTTCGATGGCCTCTCGCGTCCGGTCCTGGGAACGGCCCGGCGCCAGGATCTGGCCGAACAGCAGGTCCCCCTTCAGGAAGAGCGCGTCGGGGACCCGGGAGTCGCCGGGGTACAGGCGCAGGTAATCGTCGAACGCCACCTCCGCCTCGATCTTCTCCTTGTTCGCCATGCGGCTCGACGCCAGGCCGAACTGCGCCCGCGGCGCCAGGGGGGAGGTGGGAAATCTCTCGATGAGAAGCTGGAACGCTTCGGCGGCTTCCTCGTGCTTCCCCCGGTCCGCCCTCTGCTGTCCCCGGGCATACAGGCCGGCGTCCGTGAGGCCGGCCTGGCGGGACAGCTTCTCGGAGCATCCGGCGGAGAACAGGAACAGGAAGAGGAGCAGGACCGTCCGGGGAATCGAAGCGCGAAGCGATCTCGGCATGGGAATTGACGGTAATATACCGGGAGCGAGAAGTCAACGCGCGGGGGGGAAAGTTTGTAAACTCCCCTGCGGATTCATGATAAACTTCAACGACACGCGCAACGGATGAAACGGCGTTTCGCCGCCTCGTGTTCATCAACAATTCAGACTCAGGAGGACCACGACCATGAAAATCGGAAAATGCCTGGTATTGGCCGCGGCGCTGTCCCTGATCGTCGCGGGCGGCGCTTCCGCCGCGGAGAAGATAAAGGTGGGCGTCCTTCTCCCCCTTACCGGATCGCAGGCGAAGTTCGGCGAGATCGAAAAGCGCTCGTACGAGATGGCCGTCGAGGAGATCAACGGCAAGGGCGGCGTCAACGGCGCGATGATCGAGCTGATCTTCGAGGACGATACCGGCAAGCCCGACGTCGGGCGGTCCGGGGTCGAGAAGCTGATCTCCCGCGACAAGGTCCCCGTCCTCACCGGAGGGTATTCCAGCTCCGTCACGGCGGCGGCCACGCCGGTCGCGCAGCAGTTCAAGGTCCCCTTCGTCATCTGCACGGGCTCGGCCGACGACATCACGGAGAAGGGCTACGAATACGTGTTCCGCGTCAACCCGCCGGCCAGCGAATATCCCGCGGCGGTGGAGTCCTTCCTGAAGGAAGTGGCCAAGGACGTGAAATCCGTGGCGCTCCTGTATGAAAACAGCGCCTTCGGGCAGTCCAGCTCGAAGTCGTTCGAGGCCGACGCCAAGGCCGCGGGCCTGAACATCCTGGTGAAGGAGGGGTACCAGGCGGGCGCGATCGACTTCAAGCCGATCCTCACGAAGGTCAAGGCGGCGAACCCCGACATGATCTACATGGTCTCCTATGTCATGGACGCCTCCCTGCTGATGCGCCAGTCGAAGGAGCTGGGGATCAACCCGAAGATG from Thermodesulfobacteriota bacterium carries:
- the alaS gene encoding alanine--tRNA ligase — its product is MSKTGAELRSAFLSYFERNGHKILPSASLVPGNDPTLLFTNAGMVQFKEVFLDLAATQWKRATTAQRCLRVSGKHNDLENVGYTARHHTLFEMLGNFSFGDYFKKDAIHFAWEFLTREIGLDGKRMTASVFREDDEAYDIWHKTMGLPASQIVRFDEKDNFWAMGPTGPCGPCSEIIYDQGEGTGCGRPGCAVGCDCDRFLEIWNLVFMQFNQDESGTKAPLPRPSIDTGMGLERLAAVVQGVPSNYDTDLFRPILSEISRLCGKRYGSGPELDAPMRVIADHARAVAFLIADGVMPSNEGRGYVLRRVMRRALRHGKKLGFEGPFLHKVAGSVVREFSPAYPELTNSASFIDTVAFQEERRFLETLDAGLRMVEDEFARMKGAGAGVFPGGAAFKLYDTYGFPVDLTADLCRERGVTLDAAGFEAEMEKQRAQSRVSWKGGEIGAHDPVASELARSGAGSVFVGYERQEADARIEALFLAGVRVASADRGEEVDVVTDQTPFYGESGGQVGDTGTISGDGFSLQVTDTRRPSPEIVIHRAKVVEGAVREGRIAHLSVDGGKRRVTQGNHTATHLLQAALRKVLGTHVKQAGSYVGPDKLRFDFSHFEGLSPEALASVEEAVNEAVFAARPVRWEQLPYEEAVAAGAMAFFGEKYADVVRMVTVEGVSKELCGGTHVRNTAEIGLFRLLSEGALAAGVRRIEAVTGLPAWRQLRQEAETLHGVARELKVGGAEVPERVRKLAAQIKTLEKALQEARRRSARDLVGEILAKAEERGGVRRVAAEVEPMDPAALRELADSVKGKLGSGLLLLGAREGERCHLVAGVTSDLTSKYSASEIVKKAAAAVGGGGGGRKDMAQAGGPAVEKLPDALATLSGW
- a CDS encoding tetratricopeptide repeat protein translates to MSRKLAGLIRLGKDAFMKMDYARAERHFREALEGGAEYPDIHYTLGLIDHQKGNYRQAADRFEKAISLHPEYTEALLSLSITLNDMGLYEDARRAYDRASIVLSRHGVPPERNMVRGRVANLHKELGELYLALGQFDEAIFEFRKALAAAPRYPDLRVRLVTALREAGRAEQAMAEVDAFLSEAPGNPAALVQKGILLYTAGNRAKARAAWEEALYRDPLNKVVQLYLNTLNREQSEG
- the bamD gene encoding outer membrane protein assembly factor BamD, which encodes MPRSLRASIPRTVLLLFLFLFSAGCSEKLSRQAGLTDAGLYARGQQRADRGKHEEAAEAFQLLIERFPTSPLAPRAQFGLASSRMANKEKIEAEVAFDDYLRLYPGDSRVPDALFLKGDLLFGQILAPGRSQDRTREAIESYRKFLEKEPGTERSATAAARIRELRGRLALHEKLVVVHYLKRKLYLSAELRAQRAVAEYPDTAAAPGLYSLLAEAMEKQGKKEEASRVLRTLEEKYPQHGGGKR
- a CDS encoding ABC transporter substrate-binding protein produces the protein MKIGKCLVLAAALSLIVAGGASAAEKIKVGVLLPLTGSQAKFGEIEKRSYEMAVEEINGKGGVNGAMIELIFEDDTGKPDVGRSGVEKLISRDKVPVLTGGYSSSVTAAATPVAQQFKVPFVICTGSADDITEKGYEYVFRVNPPASEYPAAVESFLKEVAKDVKSVALLYENSAFGQSSSKSFEADAKAAGLNILVKEGYQAGAIDFKPILTKVKAANPDMIYMVSYVMDASLLMRQSKELGINPKMFVGGGAGFTLPEFAKSAGSAADYVYSATLWVETLPFPGAKEYFNKFMKKYGSETEYHGAEAYATMYVVADALKRAKGSPNVTPQAVRDALTTTDMMTAFGPVKFVSYGKKTQQNKLDTYLVQWQKGELEAVWPTKVATKKYIYPTPPWSSRK